In Actinomycetota bacterium, a genomic segment contains:
- a CDS encoding Fic family protein: MKPGRPSRQAIYRQLEEAIADLRTRLGGLPTPAEAELIWDELWHQEAHHSTALEGNTLILNEVRTLLDEGRPVGEKELKEYMEVLGYAAAAKWVYGQALDPGDWVTGDLLNIQEVRTVHYETMTPVWGVAPHPHATANEKPGNWREHDIASFPEGMTPPSFTEIGHRMSDWVADVNTLRDASQVPFPERLAKLHNDFEKIHPYLDGNGRTGRLVLNLLLVRLGYPPAIVFKNQRTKYLTAMRKADKGDYGPLGELIARAVTNNLYKFVVPALAGPARLVPLASLVDEKAGLTATALRAAAERGRLRAQKSSNGTWQSSKTWVADYQKSKHKRVRHYG, from the coding sequence ATGAAACCCGGGCGACCTTCTCGGCAGGCGATCTATCGCCAACTTGAGGAAGCAATTGCAGATCTGCGTACCCGCCTGGGCGGCCTGCCTACGCCGGCAGAAGCCGAACTCATCTGGGATGAACTCTGGCATCAGGAAGCCCACCACTCGACAGCTCTGGAAGGCAACACGCTGATCCTCAACGAGGTCCGCACACTCCTTGACGAGGGCCGCCCGGTGGGTGAGAAAGAGTTGAAGGAGTACATGGAAGTCTTGGGTTACGCCGCCGCTGCCAAGTGGGTCTACGGACAGGCACTGGACCCTGGCGACTGGGTCACTGGCGACCTTCTCAACATCCAAGAGGTCCGCACCGTCCACTACGAGACCATGACACCTGTATGGGGTGTAGCGCCGCACCCGCATGCGACAGCAAATGAAAAGCCAGGTAACTGGCGCGAGCATGACATTGCGTCCTTTCCTGAAGGCATGACACCCCCGTCGTTCACAGAGATTGGCCACCGGATGAGCGACTGGGTAGCAGACGTCAATACTCTGCGCGATGCCAGCCAGGTGCCGTTTCCTGAACGCCTGGCCAAGCTCCACAACGACTTCGAGAAAATCCACCCCTACTTGGACGGAAACGGACGCACGGGCCGACTCGTGCTCAACTTGCTCCTCGTCCGTCTCGGCTATCCGCCGGCAATCGTGTTCAAGAACCAGCGCACCAAGTACCTGACGGCGATGCGCAAGGCAGACAAGGGCGACTACGGACCCTTAGGTGAACTGATTGCACGGGCCGTCACAAACAACCTCTACAAGTTCGTCGTCCCGGCATTAGCTGGTCCTGCACGGCTGGTGCCATTGGCAAGTCTGGTCGATGAAAAGGCAGGGCTCACAGCAACTGCACTGCGAGCTGCGGCAGAGCGGGGTCGCCTACGCGCGCAGAAATCCAGCAACGGAACGTGGCAGAGCTCAAAGACGTGGGTCGCGGACTACCAGAAGAGCAAGCACAAGCGGGTTCGGCACTACGGGTGA
- a CDS encoding DUF6350 family protein, translating into MSAPVMNDLKALTSRLHPRWLIAPIGTLVGAAISMVLIGIPIWAAWLTTDHGANGPRELANLIGGAWLGIQNVPLNNGPVKYSILPWGLVIVVIFALYRAALMLGRATKNSTKLELGILMAVAALTYAAVMATVAALTATQGLQAPIGQAALTGAIIAAGTFATALMRTTDQGKALLKQIPKDIKTVARAGTAGALGLLGAGAVLALISLIWHFWQAREILEFLDAGVFGGLLIVIACIGYLPVLVLWSTSYLLGPGIAIGPGIGLSPFMPTPPPTELPAFPLLAALPEKLGPLAWGLPIIAVLIGVGVGITCARGGPLPALMRLASATAACAATGITIGALTALSTGSLGDVRLLSVGPDPVFVGLLAFGLTALGAVPTALALRTVPPPEVEVPKDKYYNAEQTAEPTTAPTAPTAPTADPVEEIVEVELPQEATGVENPTDVEASATSDQESEQING; encoded by the coding sequence GTGAGCGCGCCAGTGATGAACGACCTGAAAGCGCTGACCTCCCGGCTCCATCCGCGTTGGCTGATCGCGCCCATCGGCACGCTCGTTGGAGCCGCCATCAGCATGGTGCTCATCGGCATCCCCATCTGGGCGGCATGGCTCACCACTGACCACGGTGCCAATGGACCACGTGAACTGGCCAATCTCATCGGCGGAGCCTGGCTTGGCATTCAGAATGTGCCACTGAACAACGGCCCGGTGAAGTACTCGATCCTGCCCTGGGGCTTGGTGATCGTGGTGATCTTCGCCCTCTACCGCGCCGCACTGATGCTCGGCAGAGCTACCAAGAACTCCACAAAGCTTGAATTGGGCATCCTCATGGCTGTCGCAGCGTTGACCTATGCCGCAGTCATGGCAACCGTCGCGGCTCTCACCGCAACCCAAGGACTGCAAGCCCCGATCGGCCAGGCAGCACTCACCGGCGCCATCATCGCCGCAGGAACGTTCGCAACAGCACTCATGCGGACGACGGATCAAGGCAAGGCCCTGCTCAAACAGATCCCGAAAGACATCAAGACGGTCGCGAGAGCGGGAACAGCCGGAGCACTTGGCCTGCTCGGCGCGGGAGCAGTGCTCGCTCTGATCTCGCTCATCTGGCACTTCTGGCAGGCAAGAGAGATCCTGGAGTTCCTTGATGCCGGAGTCTTCGGCGGACTGCTCATCGTCATCGCCTGCATCGGCTATCTGCCCGTGCTCGTCCTGTGGTCAACCTCCTATCTCCTGGGGCCGGGCATCGCCATCGGGCCTGGCATCGGCTTGAGCCCATTCATGCCCACCCCGCCACCGACCGAACTCCCCGCGTTTCCGCTTCTTGCGGCCCTGCCCGAGAAGCTCGGACCACTTGCCTGGGGCCTGCCGATCATCGCCGTGCTCATCGGAGTCGGCGTGGGCATCACCTGTGCGCGCGGGGGACCACTGCCAGCGCTCATGCGCCTGGCCAGCGCAACCGCAGCCTGCGCCGCAACAGGAATCACCATTGGCGCGCTCACCGCGCTCAGCACCGGATCACTGGGCGATGTGCGACTGCTCAGTGTCGGACCAGACCCAGTATTCGTCGGACTGCTGGCCTTCGGACTGACCGCACTCGGAGCAGTGCCGACCGCCCTTGCCCTGCGCACGGTGCCGCCACCAGAAGTGGAAGTGCCCAAGGACAAGTACTACAACGCCGAGCAAACGGCAGAGCCCACAACAGCACCGACAGCACCGACAGCACCGACAGCAGATCCAGTTGAGGAAATCGTCGAAGTCGAACTACCCCAAGAGGCCACTGGCGTGGAGAACCCGACAGATGTGGAAGCATCAGCGACTTCAGACCAGGAGAGTGAGCAGATCAATGGATAA